TATCCTGGGAACGCGACCGGAGGCCGGTGCGGGGGATGCTACGCTGGAAGGCGCGTCGTCGGAGTGACACGTGCATACGCATTGGCAGGGCCGAAGCCCTGCGCTACGTCGCATTAAATGCAGTGAAATGTCGTTCGGGGCTTCGGCCTTGTTTGATCGAGTGAATCGAGTGACACCTGTTCAATCCCGGTTGAATCGGGACGGGGTTTTATGGATTATTTCAGCATTCTCAATTTAAATAAGGAGCCCTTTTCCAACTCACCGGACCCGGAGTATTTTTTTCACTCCCATCAGCACGTCGGATGCCTTCAGAAGCTGGAGCTGTCCCTCCGATTGCGACGCGGGCTGAATGTGGTTATCGGCGACGTGGGCACGGGAAAAACAACTCTCTGCAGGCAACTCATCCGAAAATTCCGCGATGAAGACACCATCGAGACCCATCTTATCCTGGACCCTCATTTCACCACGCCCCATGAATTTCTGTCTACCGTAGCCGAAATGCTGTCCGCAGAAAAAGTGGACCAAACCGATGATGACTACCAGCTGAAAGAGCGGATAAAAAAAGTTCTTTTCAAAAAGGGCGTGGAGGAACAGAAAACCACGGTGTTGATCATCGACGAAGGGCAAAAGATCCCTGACTTCTGCCTGGAGGTGCTGCGCGAATTCCTGAACTACGAAACCAACGACTACAAGCTGCTTCAAATCGCCATTTTCGCTCAGACCGAGTTCGACAACACCCTGAAGCAGTTAGCCAATTTTGCGGATCGGATTAACCTGTACCACCGCCTCGAGCCCATGGGATTCAAGGACAGCAAGAACATGATCCAGTTCCGCCTGAACCAATCCAGTGCCGCCGCCCAGAAGCTCTCCCTGTTTACCTACCCTGCCCTCTGGGCCATCTACCGGGCCACCCGCGGGTACCCGCGCAAGATTGTCAATCTGTGCCACCGCAGCATACTGACCATGATCATTCAGAACAAATCGAAGGCCAACTGGTTTCTGGTGCAGTCCTGCATGAAACGCGCTTTTGAAGGCCCTCGCAGCCGCTCCTGGGTGTCTGTGACCCTGGTGGCGGCATGCATTGCCGCCGGCATTGTCCTGGTTCCCCGATTTCTGCCCGAAAGAATACCTTTCAAAAACGCCCCGGCACCGGTTTCGGATGACGGAGAAAGCTATCGAATCGCCGGCGGTGCACAGCAGGGGGCGACCCCTGTTCCCGTTTCGTCACCCTCCCAGACGGCCGAACCAAGCGAATCCCATGCTGGCCAGGCACAGGCGGCCAAGCCGGGCCGCGAACCGTCTGCCTCCCCCGCTCTGGAACCGGCCGCTGCAACCGGAACGGGTGACGGCTATGTGCAGGCATCGACAGCGCCTGATGCTCCGCCCCCTCAGACCGGCAGTTCGGAGAAACCCGTAGCGCATCAGCGCCCCAAGGTGCTCGGACAGCTGACGTTTCACCGCAAGGAAACCCTCGGCGGCATGATTCAGACCATTTACGGCATATTCAACAGCCAATACCTGTACGCGGTCGTTGAGATGAATCCGCATCTCACCGATCCCGACACCATCGATATCGGTGAGGTGGTCGTTTTCCCGGCGATTCCCTTACGTATCAAAGCAGAGGAGGGGCAAAAGCGCTGGTGGATCGAATTGTACCGGCGGGACGCCCTAAAAGATGCGTTCGATCTGCTGAGAAATGACCGGCAGCTGGCGCAAACATCCCGGTTGATTCCGCATTGGGAAGAATCATCGGGCCTGCAATTTTCCATCATTTCAAACGGGTATTATTACGACGAGGAAACCGCCAGGGCCAGGTTGAGCGACCTGTTGGCATCCCGCAACAGACCCGAAAGCAGACTGTTGCCGCATTGGAACGACGCAACCGTTTTTTATGCCAACCCGTATCTGGGCCCTTGAACGGAGCGTTCAACGACGAGCATTTTAATTTTTAAAACCCTCAACCCAGGTAGGATTATGTTATATCGTCCTTATAGGCGAATTCCTCACGGGCAATGCTACATCGCCCAATTCAGGAGTGTGTTAACGTGAAACAGAAAAAGCGATTAGGCGAAATGCTCATCGAGGCCGGGCTGATCAATGAGGAACAGTTGAAACAGGCCATCGTCGACCACAAGCGTACCAACATGAAGCTGGGGCAATACCTGGTTCGGGAAGGCCTTGTCAGCGGCTCTCAAGTGGCCGACATCGTTTCCAAGCAACTTAAAATAAAAAAATACATACCCGACAATTATCCCCTGGAAATCGACCTTTCCAAAACACTGCCGCTGGAACTCGCCCAGAAGTATCAGGCGGCCCCCCTGAGGAAATCGAACTTCCTGCTCACGCTGGCAATGACCGACCCCATGGATATCAACGCCCTGGACGCCATTGAGGTATACACGAACATGGAAGCCGAAACGGTTATTTGCACCTACCAGGAGCTGAACAACCTCATCGGCAGTCTCTACGGCACCTACTCCGGTCTCGACGGCGTTCTCGAAGGCATGCAGGAAATGCAGATCGAGCGCGACGACGATGGCGAAGAACCCAGGCCCTCCATGGGGGACGTCGAAGTCAGCTCCCTCCAGGACATGGCCGAGGAAGCCCCGGTGGTTCGATTGGTAAATTCGATCTTGTCCCAAGCCGTGCGCGAAGGCGCCAGCGACGTGCACATCAGCCCGGAAAAGGATTACGTCCAGGTACGCTTCAGGGTTGACGGGAAACTGCACGAACTGCCCGCCCCCCCCAAGGCCATGATCCTTTTGATTATTTCCCGCCTGAAGATTCTGGCCAACATGGATATTTCAATTTCCAGAATTCCTCAGGACGGCCGTTTTACCGTCAAAATGGATGAAAAAGAGATCAACATCAGGGCGTCGACCATACCGACGATTTACGGCGAAAACATGGTGCTGAGGCTGCTGGACACCAGCGGCGGCGTCCACTCGCTGGAAGAGTTGGGCATGTCCATGGCCGATATCAAGAAGCTCGAACCGATCATATACAAGCCCTACGGCATGATTTTGAGCACCGGCCCCACCGGCAGCGGGAAAAGTACGACGCTGTATTCCATTCTCAAGAGAATCAACCAGCCCGACATCAATATTATCACCCTGGAAGATCCGGTGGAATACAGGATAAACAAGATCCGGCAGATTCAGTTGAACCGGAAGGCCGGCATGACCTTCGCGAGCGGTTTACGTTCCATCATGCGGCAGGACCCCGATGTTATCATGGTCGGTGAGATCCGGGACCCCGAAACCGCCTCCATATCCGTTCAATCCGCCCTGACCGGCCACCGTGTGCTCAGCACCGTCCACACCAATGATTCCGCCGGAGCCATTACCCGCTTCATCGACATGGGCATCGAACCTTTTCTGGTCTCCTCGGTCATGCTGGTCTCAATTGCCCAGCGGTTGGTGAGAAAAGTCTGCCCCTATTGCAAAAAACCCTACAGGCCGTCGCAACCCGCTCTCGAATACTGGGGGCTGGACAACGTCGAGAGTGCCAACTTCATGGAAGGCAACGGCTGTTTCAATTGCATGGACAAAGGCTACAAGGGACGAACCGGTGTTTACGAGATACTGATTATCGACGAAATGGTTCAGGATATGATCCTGAAACGCCATTCCGCCCAGGAGATTTCCCGTGCGGCCCGTGAGGCCGGAACCCTGAAAACACTCAAGGACGATGCCGCCAAAAAGGTGCTGCAGGGCATCACCACCCTTGAAGAGGCCGCATCGGCGGTCATCGTATAAAATAAAATTTTTCTCCGATGATGGACGCGAATTACATCGAAGACATTTTGTATTGCATATAAACACTTTTTTTCAAAACCAATAAAAATTTTATTTTTAGTATGCCAAAATACACCTACCAAGCCATCAACGAAAGCGGGAACACCGTCAGCGGCGACCTGGAGGCCGATTCCCTCGACATGGCCAACAGCATCTTGACGTCCCGCGGGTACATTCCCTCCAAGGTCACCGAAACGGGACAGGTGGTTTCCCCCGCCTTTCTACGATGGTTAAAGGAACAATTCACCTATATCAAAACGCCGGAGCTGATTCTTTTCACCAAGCAGTTCAAAACCCTTATCAAGGCCGGGGTCCCCATTCTGAGACTGCTCAAGGTGCTGGAAAACCAGACGGAAAACGCTGCCCTCAAGGAGATCACCTTTACGGTCACCCAGGACATCGAGGAAGGCGCCAGCCTTTACGACGCTTTTCGCAAGCATCCCAAGGCCTTTTCGCCGCTCTACTGCAGCATGCTGAGGGCCGGGGAAGCCAGCGGCTCCCTTCCCGACATTATGGAACGGCTCATCTATATCATGGAGCACGAGCACAAGGTCCGGTCCGATATTCGTTCGGCGCTTTCCTACCCGGCCGTGGTGCTCGGATTCCTGGGCGTTGCCTTTTTTATTCTGCTCACCTTCGTGGTGCCGAAATTCGCGTCGACCTTTGCCAAAACAGACGTGCCTCTCCCCATACCGACACAGATCTGTATCGGCCTTTACGAATTTGTGGCCAATTACTGGCTCGTTATCACTCTTGCATTGATCGGAACGGTCGTTTTCTTGAATTATTTTCTAAGAACGGAAAGGGGAAAGCTCGCCAAGGACACCCTGTTGATGAGCATACCCGTCATCGGGCCGTTGTTCAACAAGGCCGCTATGTCTCGTTTTGCAAGCATTTTCTCTATTCTGCACGCCAGCGGGGTCGCCGTTCTGGATTGTATCCGTATCTTGACCGGCACCATCGGCAATCAGGCCATCGCCAATGAATTCGATTTGATCAGCGAGCGTCTCGAGGAGGGCCGGGGCCTCGCCGAACCCCTCAAGTCCGCCCAGTATTTCCCTCCGATTGTCATCAACATGATCGCCATCGGTGAGGAATCCGACAACCTGGAGGAGATGCTCAACGAAATTGCCCTGCACTATGATGCCGAACTGGAATACGCCATGAAAAAACTTTCGGATCTCATCGGGCCGGTCCTGACGCTCGGCCTTGCGGTCGTTGTCGGCTTTTTTGCCCTGGCCATTTACCTGCCCATGTGGAATATGTCTCAAATGGTCAAATAACAGACGGTGCCCATATAAAAGATCGTACCCATCTTTTAATCTACGTGGCTTCCGTCTTCGCTCTTCGATCTACGCCGAGACAGGTGGCCGCTATTTTTAAAATATCTATGTTATATCGACGGCGCAGCCGTGTATAACAAAAAATGCGGAGCATTTTTTGTGAAGGATATACGATTCGACATCAGCCTGTACATCATCATTCCCGTCATCTTCGCCGGGATTGCCCTGTTGGCTACCCTCGCCTCCTACAACGTCGCCGTCTACTACCTCAAACGCGGCCTGGATCCCACCTGGCCGGTGGCTTTTTGGGGAACCATCACCATTGTCGTTACCGCCATCTTCGGATTGCTGATCGTCAAGTTCATTATCGACCCGGTCAAACAATTTGCTGAATCAACTCAGGAACTGGCTGTTTTTTCGAATGCATCCAATAAGAACCTGCCGCCAGTCAAGACCGACGATATGGGACGTTTCACCCAGATTTTCAATCAGGTGACCGAAATACTTTCCCAGGTGGAAGCCCGTGAGCTTTTTCCAGAAATCGTCGGCCAGAGCCAGGCCATGCGCGCGGTGCTGAAACAGATCCTCGATGTGGCCAAAACCGATTCCACGGTGTTGATCCTCGGTGAAACCGGAACCGGCAAGGAGCTGATTGCCAAGAGCATCCATCGTCACAGTCTGAGGAGAAACAACCCTTTCGTGGCTTTCAACTGTGCCGCCATTCCCGAGGGACTGCTCGAAAGCGAGCTGTTCGGCCATGAAAAAGGGGCTTTTACAGGGGCCGTATCGAAAAAAATCGGTAAGTTCGAGGCTGCCGACAAAAGCACGCTCTTCATGGATGAGATCGGCGACATGCCCCTCGAGACACAGGCCAAAGTGCTGCGGGCCATTCAGGAGAGTCAATTTGAGCGTGTCGGAGGGGTGAAACCGGTTTCGTTCGATGCCCGCCTGATCACGGCCACCAATAAACAGATCGACCAGCTCGTGGAACTCGGACGTTTCCGTCAGGATCTCTATTTCAGGCTGAATGTTTTTACGATTGGGCTCCCTCCATTGAGAAACCGACGTGAAGATATTCCATTGCTGGTGGATCATTTTCTTGAATCTTTGGACGGCGGATACCGTATGTCATCCGAAGCCATGCAGCTGTTGACCGCCTACCATTGGCCCGGCAACGTGCGTGAGCTTGAAAACGCCGTCGAGGCGGCCACGGTTTTGGCCCAAGACATGATCGAACCGCGGCACCTGCCTTCCGGAATTTCCATGCGCTACGCCAAAACAGGCTCTGCAAGCCAAAAAATAGATCCGTTATCCAGCGACCAGGACCTGGACCATCGACTCAGGGAGCTTGAAAAAGGTATCATTATCGATGCGTTGAAACAAACCGACGGGGTTCAAAAACATGCGGCAGACTTATTGGGCATCAAGGAACGCAGCCTCTGGCATCGCATTAAAAAATATGAGATCGACGTGGCCTCATTCAAACAACAAAACTTGTAGATCGTTCCCATCAATAATTGTAGGATCGCTACAATTATTGCAGTACGACCAATGTGGTGAAATTGTTGCGATTAATTTGATTTGCGTTTCAACCCGAACTGCATGAGATCTAACACATTGAATAATAAGCATGTTTTTTATTTTTTATTGAATATTTTCGGCAAAGCCCAAAAATAATGCAGTCTAATCGTAACGGTGGCACTGAATATGCTTTCAATTAGCCTTAAATAGCGAGCGAATTTCCCCTCTTTTTTAGGGGTGGGCAGCGGGGCGTGTTCAGTGATTTTACCGCTAATCAATCTCAACTGTAAGGAACGAATGTTAAGGAGCAGATGATGGTCGATAAAGAGAAGCAAAAAAAGAACGAGGATGGTTTTACCCTGGTAGAGGTTATCGCGGTACTGGTCATTTTAGGTATTCTGGCGGCAGTTGCGGTCCCCAAGTTTTTCGACATGCAGGACAAGGCCCGTGAAAAGGCCGTGGACGGCGCGATCGGCGAACTCAACGGACAGGTGGCGCTTGCCTTCGCCCAGAATGCCCTGAACGGTGGGACCGCTGGAGAATATGAAGGCTTCAACGGGTATTTGGGGCCGGATTTTACAGTCGAAATACCCTCTGGAACAGCTACCACGCAGGGGGGGGCAGACATTAACCCACCGGTCAGCGGGACGATTGCCGTCGATGCCAGTCCAGGCTCCTACGCGCTTGTTTGGACAGACGGCGACACCTCCTCGCCGGGCTATTACACCCGAGGTGCCTACACACCTTAATCGGCCGGACTCTTTTTTTCAGGCCCGTTTGTGACAATGGGCCCCTCTTTCTTCAAATGGCTGGGCGCAGAGAAAAACAGCCGGCAGAAGCCTGTCGGCATTTTCTCTTAGCGCCTGGCTTGTGTTGAACAAAGGAGCGATGAAAGTCTGCCAACCCGAAAATAGCGACGGCTACAC
Above is a window of Deltaproteobacteria bacterium DNA encoding:
- a CDS encoding AAA family ATPase, with protein sequence MDYFSILNLNKEPFSNSPDPEYFFHSHQHVGCLQKLELSLRLRRGLNVVIGDVGTGKTTLCRQLIRKFRDEDTIETHLILDPHFTTPHEFLSTVAEMLSAEKVDQTDDDYQLKERIKKVLFKKGVEEQKTTVLIIDEGQKIPDFCLEVLREFLNYETNDYKLLQIAIFAQTEFDNTLKQLANFADRINLYHRLEPMGFKDSKNMIQFRLNQSSAAAQKLSLFTYPALWAIYRATRGYPRKIVNLCHRSILTMIIQNKSKANWFLVQSCMKRAFEGPRSRSWVSVTLVAACIAAGIVLVPRFLPERIPFKNAPAPVSDDGESYRIAGGAQQGATPVPVSSPSQTAEPSESHAGQAQAAKPGREPSASPALEPAAATGTGDGYVQASTAPDAPPPQTGSSEKPVAHQRPKVLGQLTFHRKETLGGMIQTIYGIFNSQYLYAVVEMNPHLTDPDTIDIGEVVVFPAIPLRIKAEEGQKRWWIELYRRDALKDAFDLLRNDRQLAQTSRLIPHWEESSGLQFSIISNGYYYDEETARARLSDLLASRNRPESRLLPHWNDATVFYANPYLGP
- a CDS encoding GspE/PulE family protein; amino-acid sequence: MKQKKRLGEMLIEAGLINEEQLKQAIVDHKRTNMKLGQYLVREGLVSGSQVADIVSKQLKIKKYIPDNYPLEIDLSKTLPLELAQKYQAAPLRKSNFLLTLAMTDPMDINALDAIEVYTNMEAETVICTYQELNNLIGSLYGTYSGLDGVLEGMQEMQIERDDDGEEPRPSMGDVEVSSLQDMAEEAPVVRLVNSILSQAVREGASDVHISPEKDYVQVRFRVDGKLHELPAPPKAMILLIISRLKILANMDISISRIPQDGRFTVKMDEKEINIRASTIPTIYGENMVLRLLDTSGGVHSLEELGMSMADIKKLEPIIYKPYGMILSTGPTGSGKSTTLYSILKRINQPDINIITLEDPVEYRINKIRQIQLNRKAGMTFASGLRSIMRQDPDVIMVGEIRDPETASISVQSALTGHRVLSTVHTNDSAGAITRFIDMGIEPFLVSSVMLVSIAQRLVRKVCPYCKKPYRPSQPALEYWGLDNVESANFMEGNGCFNCMDKGYKGRTGVYEILIIDEMVQDMILKRHSAQEISRAAREAGTLKTLKDDAAKKVLQGITTLEEAASAVIV
- a CDS encoding type II secretion system F family protein — encoded protein: MPKYTYQAINESGNTVSGDLEADSLDMANSILTSRGYIPSKVTETGQVVSPAFLRWLKEQFTYIKTPELILFTKQFKTLIKAGVPILRLLKVLENQTENAALKEITFTVTQDIEEGASLYDAFRKHPKAFSPLYCSMLRAGEASGSLPDIMERLIYIMEHEHKVRSDIRSALSYPAVVLGFLGVAFFILLTFVVPKFASTFAKTDVPLPIPTQICIGLYEFVANYWLVITLALIGTVVFLNYFLRTERGKLAKDTLLMSIPVIGPLFNKAAMSRFASIFSILHASGVAVLDCIRILTGTIGNQAIANEFDLISERLEEGRGLAEPLKSAQYFPPIVINMIAIGEESDNLEEMLNEIALHYDAELEYAMKKLSDLIGPVLTLGLAVVVGFFALAIYLPMWNMSQMVK
- a CDS encoding sigma 54-interacting transcriptional regulator; the encoded protein is MKDIRFDISLYIIIPVIFAGIALLATLASYNVAVYYLKRGLDPTWPVAFWGTITIVVTAIFGLLIVKFIIDPVKQFAESTQELAVFSNASNKNLPPVKTDDMGRFTQIFNQVTEILSQVEARELFPEIVGQSQAMRAVLKQILDVAKTDSTVLILGETGTGKELIAKSIHRHSLRRNNPFVAFNCAAIPEGLLESELFGHEKGAFTGAVSKKIGKFEAADKSTLFMDEIGDMPLETQAKVLRAIQESQFERVGGVKPVSFDARLITATNKQIDQLVELGRFRQDLYFRLNVFTIGLPPLRNRREDIPLLVDHFLESLDGGYRMSSEAMQLLTAYHWPGNVRELENAVEAATVLAQDMIEPRHLPSGISMRYAKTGSASQKIDPLSSDQDLDHRLRELEKGIIIDALKQTDGVQKHAADLLGIKERSLWHRIKKYEIDVASFKQQNL
- a CDS encoding prepilin-type N-terminal cleavage/methylation domain-containing protein — its product is MMVDKEKQKKNEDGFTLVEVIAVLVILGILAAVAVPKFFDMQDKAREKAVDGAIGELNGQVALAFAQNALNGGTAGEYEGFNGYLGPDFTVEIPSGTATTQGGADINPPVSGTIAVDASPGSYALVWTDGDTSSPGYYTRGAYTP